TCCTCCAGGACGTGGACGGACGTGGAGGACGTCGGTGACATCTCGGTGCCCGGGACGGCGCGCAGTCTGCGCAGGGCGGCGTCGTCGAAGCCCGTGCCGGTCGGCGGGGTCACGACGAAGGCGGCGGTGGTGCGCTCGCTCGTCTCGGTGGTCTTCGCCCGGTTCAGGGTCGCGGTGGCGCCGAGCAGGGAACCCGCGAGGGCGACGGTGACCAGGACGGGGGCCGCGAGCGCTGCGGTGCGGCGCATCCCGGCGGCGGTGTTCTCGCGGACCAGCAGGGCGCAGGCGCCCGGCAGCCACGTCAGCAGCCGGGTCAGGGGGCGCAGCACGAGCGGGGAGAGCAGGGCGGCCGCGGTGATCAGCAGCATCGGGCGGCTGATGTAGGACTTGCGGTGCAACAGGCCGGCCGGGTCGCCGGCCAGGGACAGGCCCAGTGTCACCGCGGCCGTCAGCAGCAGGGCCGTGCCGGACAGCAGGCGGCCCCGGGTGATCGTCCCGCTCTCCGCCGAGGCCTCGCGCAGTGCCTCGGTGGGGCCGGTGCGGCCGGCCCGCCAGGACGCCGCGGTCGCTCCGCACAGCGCCACGAGCAGGCCGGTCCAGAAGGCCGCGTGGTACGGCCAGGTGTGGTCGCCGATGGTGAACCAGGCAGGGGCGAGGCCGTTGTCGACGACCCAGGCCGCGAGGCGCGGCGCTGCGTGGGAGCCGAGGGCGCAGCCGGTGGCGGAGGCGAGGGCGCCGACGGCGAGGGCCTCGGTGAGGACGGTCCGGCGGAGCCGGCCCGGGGTGGCCCCGGCGGTGCGCAGCAGGGCGAACTCCCGGCGCCGCTGGGCGACCGCGAAGGCGAACGTCGACGCCACGACGAAGACCGACACGAAGGCGGTGACGCCGCCGGCGGTGCCGAACAGGGAGTTCATCGCCGTGAGCGCCTCGCTGTCCCGGCCGGGGTCGGCATCGGCGAGGCGGCGCGCGTTGCCGGTGAGGACCTGGGCGCTGTCGCCCACCGCCTCCCGTACGGCCGCCGGATCGGCCTCGACGGCCAACTGCGTGACCGGGGGCGCCAGTCGGGCGGCGCGGGCGTCGGTGAAGAACACGGCGCTCTCGAAGCCGCGTGACGTGAGCGTGCCGACGACGCGTACCGGGCCCCGGTCGGTGTGGAGCCGCCGGCCGGGGCGTGTCCAGTCGCCGGTGACGGCGACCTCGCCGGCGGTGCGGGGAGCCCGGCCGGTGGCGAGGTCGTAGGGGGCGAACGCGGCGGTGGACCAGGGGTGGCCGACCAGGTCCGCGGGGGCGCCCGTGGCGCGGACGGCGAATGACCTGTCCGCCACGACCGGGCCCAGCTTCCGCAACTCGGCGACGGTCGTGGCGGGTACCGGGCGCGGGTGGGCGAGCCGGGACTCGCGGTCGCCGATCGGGGTCGGTACGCGCAGCGTGTCCTGGCCCTTGACGACGACCCGTGCCGCCGCGAAGCGTTCGGGGGCGCGTTCCGGGGCGGTGGCCGACGAGGCCAGGGCCAGGCCCGTCACGGTCAGCAGTGCCACGCCCAGCGCGAGCGCGACGAAGCTGCCGGTGAAGGTGGCCCAGCGGGTGCGCAGGGTGCGCAGGGCGACGCTCAGCACGGCACGGCCTCCAGGCGGGTCATGCGCGCGGCGACGGCGTCGGCGCTCGGACCGGTCAACTCCCCGTGCACGCGCCCGTCGACGAGGAAGAGCACGCGGTCCGCGTACGCGGCGGCCACCGGGTCGTGCGTGACCATGACGACCGTCTGTCCCTCGCGGTCGACCATGCCGCGCAGCAGCCCGAGCACCTCGCGGCCGGTCCGCGTGTCCAGGGCGCCGGTCGGTTCGTCGGCGAACAGCACGTCGGGCCGGGTGATCAACGCGCGGGCCAGGGCGACGCGTTGCTGCTGGCCACCGGAGAGCCGGGCCGGTCTGTGCCGGGCCCGGTCGGCGAGGCCGACCTGCTGGAGCGCCTGGCGCACCCGGGCCTTCGGGACGCGCCGGCCGGCCAGGAGCAGGGGCAGGGCGACGTTCTGCTCGGCGGTCAGCGAGGGCAGCAGGTTGAACGCCTGGAAGACGAACCCGACGCGCTCGCGGCGCAGCAGGGTCAGCCGCCGCTCGCTCAGCCCGGTCAGCTCGGTGCCGGCGAGGGTGACCGAGCCGGAGGTGGGCCGGTCCAGGCCGGCGGCGCACTGGAGCAGGGTCGACTTGCCGGAGCCGGAGGGGCCCATCACGGCGGTGAAGGTTCCGGCGGGGAACGCCAGGGAGACCTCGTCGAGTGCGGTCACGGTTCCGTACGCCCTGGTGACGGAGTCCAGCCGGATGGCGTCGTGTGTCATGGGTTCCCCCTGGTGTCGGTGTCGCTTCCAGGAAACCGGGCGGGGGCGGGCCGGCGCAGTGCGGCGAGGCCTAGACCTGGGGTAGGGCCAGGCATACCATCCGGCCTCGGCCTGAGCCCATGGCCGGGGCCCCGGCCCGCTTCTACGGTGATCCCCATGCATCCTCGGAACGTGTGGCAGGCCATGTCCCGCCCCGGCTATCTGCTGGGGGCGTGGCCGTGGCGGTCGGCCGGATATCTGCTCACCGGCGCGGTGACCGGTGCCGTCGTGCTCGTGGGGATCGTGGTCTCGGTGGCGGCCGGCGGGGTGCTCGCCCTCGCGCTGGTGGGGCTGCCTCTGCTGCTGGGGACGGTCCTGGCGGGCATTCCGGTGGCGGCTCTCGAGCGGTTCCGGCTGCGGCTGGTCGACGCGGAGCCGGCGTCCGACCCGCACGAGGCGCCCGGGGAACCGGGGCTGCGCGCCTGGCTGTCGACCCGGCTGCGGGAGCGGGCCACCTGGCGGGAGGTGGGCCACGCCCTGCTGTTCGCGGGGCTGTTGTGGCCGGTCGATGCTCTCGCGTTCACCGCCTTCCTGCTGGGGCCGCTCTCCGTGGTGGCGACTCCGTTGCTCATGGCCGTCTTCGGAGAGGCGAAGGTGCTCAAGGTGTGGCTGGTCACCACCTGGCCGGCTGCCGTCGGGTTCGCCGTCCTCGGACTGCTCCTGCTCGCCCTGGGCGCCTACCTGCTGGGCGTCGCCGCCGGTGCTCGGGCCGGGCTGACGCGGCTGCTGATCGCCCCGCGCGAGGCCGACCTGGGGGCCAGGGTGGTCGAACTGGCCCGGTCCCGGGTGCGGTTGGTGGACGCGTTCGAGGCGGAACGGCGGCGCATCGAGCGCGATCTGCACGACGGGGCGCAGCAGCGGCTCGTCGCGCTGACGATGACGCTCGGCCTGGCCCGGCTGGACGCCCCGCCGGGACCGCTGGCCGACCAGCTCGCCAAGGCCCATGAGGAGGCGGGCACGGCGCTCGCGGAACTGCGCGAGCTCATCCACGGCATCCACCCCAAGGTCCTCGCCGACTACGGCCTCGAAGCCGCCGTCGCCGACGCCGCCGACCGCTCGGCCGTGCCCGTGGACGTAGACCTGGAGCTGCCCGGGCGGCTCCCCCAAGCCGTCGAGGCCGCCGCGTACTTCGTGGTGTGCGAGGCGCTCGCCAACGTGGGCAGGCACAGCGGGGCGAGCCGGGCGGAGGTGAGCGGCGGGCACCGCGACGGCCGGCTGGTCCTTCGGATCCGCGACGACGGGCGCGGCGGTGCGCGGGCCGGGGAGGGCAGCGGACTGACCGGACTCGCCGACCGCGTGTCGGTGCTCGATGGCAGACTCTCCCTGTCCAGTCC
The genomic region above belongs to Streptomyces coeruleorubidus and contains:
- a CDS encoding FtsX-like permease family protein, which encodes MLSVALRTLRTRWATFTGSFVALALGVALLTVTGLALASSATAPERAPERFAAARVVVKGQDTLRVPTPIGDRESRLAHPRPVPATTVAELRKLGPVVADRSFAVRATGAPADLVGHPWSTAAFAPYDLATGRAPRTAGEVAVTGDWTRPGRRLHTDRGPVRVVGTLTSRGFESAVFFTDARAARLAPPVTQLAVEADPAAVREAVGDSAQVLTGNARRLADADPGRDSEALTAMNSLFGTAGGVTAFVSVFVVASTFAFAVAQRRREFALLRTAGATPGRLRRTVLTEALAVGALASATGCALGSHAAPRLAAWVVDNGLAPAWFTIGDHTWPYHAAFWTGLLVALCGATAASWRAGRTGPTEALREASAESGTITRGRLLSGTALLLTAAVTLGLSLAGDPAGLLHRKSYISRPMLLITAAALLSPLVLRPLTRLLTWLPGACALLVRENTAAGMRRTAALAAPVLVTVALAGSLLGATATLNRAKTTETSERTTAAFVVTPPTGTGFDDAALRRLRAVPGTEMSPTSSTSVHVLEDGVALIRSEARAATPGPLAATTRLPLAAGEVADLDDDSIIVNEEWQRHRVGDRVRVWLGDGTPRPLRIAAVMTTGTGDNGVYVTPRNAPGATVDRIDVALTDDADPKTVATALHQALGTGNGQVLTRDAWIRATHPETNRTTRLGLLLVLGIALLYTGISVANTMVMATSDRARDLAVLRLAGATRRQVLRLTGAEALTVVAAGALLGLLVAAVNLAGMASALALLSAPATIALPWQALGATTAVCALLAVTCALAPVALALRRHPAEPAGVRE
- a CDS encoding ABC transporter ATP-binding protein, with translation MTHDAIRLDSVTRAYGTVTALDEVSLAFPAGTFTAVMGPSGSGKSTLLQCAAGLDRPTSGSVTLAGTELTGLSERRLTLLRRERVGFVFQAFNLLPSLTAEQNVALPLLLAGRRVPKARVRQALQQVGLADRARHRPARLSGGQQQRVALARALITRPDVLFADEPTGALDTRTGREVLGLLRGMVDREGQTVVMVTHDPVAAAYADRVLFLVDGRVHGELTGPSADAVAARMTRLEAVPC
- a CDS encoding sensor histidine kinase, translated to MHPRNVWQAMSRPGYLLGAWPWRSAGYLLTGAVTGAVVLVGIVVSVAAGGVLALALVGLPLLLGTVLAGIPVAALERFRLRLVDAEPASDPHEAPGEPGLRAWLSTRLRERATWREVGHALLFAGLLWPVDALAFTAFLLGPLSVVATPLLMAVFGEAKVLKVWLVTTWPAAVGFAVLGLLLLALGAYLLGVAAGARAGLTRLLIAPREADLGARVVELARSRVRLVDAFEAERRRIERDLHDGAQQRLVALTMTLGLARLDAPPGPLADQLAKAHEEAGTALAELRELIHGIHPKVLADYGLEAAVADAADRSAVPVDVDLELPGRLPQAVEAAAYFVVCEALANVGRHSGASRAEVSGGHRDGRLVLRIRDDGRGGARAGEGSGLTGLADRVSVLDGRLSLSSPPGGPTLLRVEIPCGPAS